One Alkalicoccus halolimnae DNA segment encodes these proteins:
- the moaA gene encoding GTP 3',8-cyclase MoaA has translation MLLDKRGRPFRDLRISVTDQCNLRCRYCMPKEIFDDNFPFLPKDELLSFEEIYKIAKASAEVGDVKKLRITGGEPLLRKNLPELIEMLAEIDGVEDIAMTTNGILLPKHARALKAAGLDRVSVSLDSLDDTRFQAITGRTMRVSHVLKGIEAAQEAGLSVKINTVIKKGMNDADIVPLAEHFRHTDVTLRFIEYMDVGNANGWKLDHVISKKEIIEKIHAEHPLETIAPHYSGETADRFRYQDGSGEIGVISSVSDAFCHSCNRARLTADGQLLTCLFAITGTDLRQVLRDDQEAVEEALKRIWLKRNDNYSEERLSATGQSKGKKLEMHQIGG, from the coding sequence ATGCTGTTGGATAAAAGAGGGCGTCCGTTCCGGGATTTACGTATCTCTGTTACGGATCAGTGCAATCTGCGTTGCCGTTATTGCATGCCGAAAGAAATATTTGATGATAACTTCCCGTTTCTTCCAAAAGATGAGCTGCTTTCTTTTGAGGAAATTTATAAAATAGCGAAAGCTTCCGCTGAAGTCGGAGATGTAAAAAAGCTGCGCATTACCGGCGGAGAGCCTCTCCTTCGTAAAAATCTGCCTGAATTAATTGAAATGCTGGCAGAAATTGACGGAGTGGAAGATATTGCGATGACAACGAACGGCATCCTTCTTCCAAAACATGCCCGGGCTCTGAAAGCTGCAGGACTGGACCGTGTTTCGGTAAGTCTGGATTCTCTGGACGATACTCGTTTTCAGGCAATTACCGGGCGGACAATGCGCGTCAGCCATGTTTTAAAAGGGATAGAAGCTGCACAGGAAGCCGGCCTTTCTGTAAAAATTAATACGGTTATTAAAAAAGGAATGAATGATGCAGACATTGTCCCCCTTGCTGAACATTTCCGCCATACGGACGTTACACTGCGCTTTATTGAGTATATGGACGTGGGCAATGCCAATGGGTGGAAGCTCGATCATGTGATTTCAAAAAAAGAAATTATTGAAAAGATCCATGCCGAACATCCTCTGGAAACGATTGCCCCCCATTACAGCGGAGAGACGGCGGACAGATTCCGTTATCAGGATGGAAGCGGGGAAATCGGAGTCATATCGTCTGTTTCCGATGCGTTCTGTCATTCGTGCAACAGGGCGCGCCTGACTGCCGATGGTCAGCTGCTGACGTGTTTGTTTGCCATAACCGGTACAGATTTAAGACAGGTGCTCAGGGATGATCAGGAAGCTGTTGAGGAGGCTCTGAAGAGGATCTGGCTGAAGCGGAATGATAACTATTCTGAAGAGAGGTTATCTGCGACCGGCCAGTCTAAAGGCAAAAAGCTGGAGATGCATCAAATAGGCGGTTAA
- a CDS encoding HesB/YadR/YfhF family protein, with protein MNLTITEKAASFYKQEIELESGQSLWLYVRVGGIGSGGFSAGIQPGLPDTPALTVTAGEIYFHVTEADAWYFDGITIDYDEDMEEIVFTHLETNDLFNPNEPQKK; from the coding sequence ATGAATCTTACTATTACAGAAAAAGCCGCATCATTTTATAAACAGGAAATAGAGCTGGAGTCTGGACAGAGCCTGTGGCTGTATGTAAGGGTCGGAGGCATCGGGTCAGGGGGATTTTCCGCAGGAATACAGCCCGGTCTTCCGGATACTCCAGCCCTTACTGTAACTGCAGGAGAGATATACTTTCACGTGACGGAAGCAGACGCCTGGTATTTTGATGGTATAACGATCGACTACGATGAAGATATGGAGGAGATCGTTTTTACCCACCTTGAAACAAACGACCTCTTTAATCCTAATGAGCCGCAGAAAAAATAA
- a CDS encoding THUMP domain-containing class I SAM-dependent RNA methyltransferase, giving the protein MKHTLLATATMGLEAVVGKELKQLGFENIQVENGRVRFEADDEGISRANLWLRTSDRVKLVIGEFKAYTFDELFEKTKALPWADYIAGDAEFPVLGRSVKSTLFSISDCQAIVKKAIVEKLKQKHAITWFEEKGPLSRVEVALHKDTALLTLDTSGEGLHKRGYRPNQNQAPLKETLAAAMIQLANWHSDIPLHDPFCGSGTIPIEAAMMAQNIAPGVNRSFCFEDWMWFPESAHKRMLEEAEDVAKYDEPFDITGSDIDRTMIETARRNAIEAGFPDQIYFKQMQARDFSSKHEKGVLIGNPPYGERMTDKQGVEELYKDIGTMMRNYPHWSVYIITTHEGFEGLYGKKATKKRKLYNGNLKTHYYQYWGEKMPRK; this is encoded by the coding sequence ATGAAACATACGTTATTAGCTACAGCGACAATGGGTCTGGAAGCCGTTGTCGGAAAAGAATTAAAACAGCTTGGTTTCGAAAACATTCAGGTGGAAAACGGCCGTGTCCGCTTTGAAGCGGATGATGAAGGAATTTCACGCGCCAATTTGTGGCTTCGCACGTCAGACCGGGTAAAACTCGTTATAGGGGAATTTAAAGCCTATACGTTTGATGAATTATTTGAGAAAACGAAAGCACTGCCATGGGCCGATTACATTGCGGGTGATGCAGAATTCCCGGTGCTGGGACGCTCTGTTAAGTCCACCTTGTTCAGCATTTCCGACTGTCAGGCGATTGTTAAAAAGGCGATAGTGGAAAAGCTGAAGCAGAAGCATGCGATTACCTGGTTCGAGGAAAAAGGCCCCCTTTCACGGGTGGAAGTCGCGCTTCACAAAGACACGGCGCTGCTAACTCTTGATACGAGCGGAGAAGGCCTCCACAAACGAGGCTACCGTCCGAATCAGAATCAGGCTCCGCTGAAAGAAACGCTGGCTGCGGCCATGATTCAGCTTGCCAATTGGCATTCAGACATTCCGCTTCATGATCCATTCTGTGGTTCGGGGACTATACCTATTGAAGCTGCGATGATGGCACAGAATATCGCACCCGGCGTGAACCGCTCGTTTTGTTTCGAAGACTGGATGTGGTTCCCTGAATCAGCGCATAAACGAATGCTTGAAGAAGCAGAAGATGTCGCGAAATACGATGAACCATTCGATATTACAGGGTCGGATATCGACCGGACTATGATTGAAACCGCCCGCAGAAATGCCATCGAAGCGGGATTTCCTGACCAAATATATTTCAAGCAGATGCAGGCACGTGATTTTTCTTCCAAACATGAAAAAGGAGTGCTTATCGGCAATCCACCTTACGGGGAGAGAATGACAGACAAGCAGGGAGTGGAGGAACTTTATAAAGATATCGGGACTATGATGCGGAATTATCCGCACTGGAGTGTCTATATTATTACTACCCACGAAGGTTTTGAAGGCCTGTACGGAAAAAAAGCTACAAAGAAGCGGAAGTTATATAACGGCAATCTAAAGACACATTATTATCAGTACTGGGGAGAGAAAATGCCTAGAAAATAG